The DNA sequence CCTTTCAGAATTTATCGACGACCAGAAATTCATCCACATTGATGTCGGTGGGGGTTCAACAGAACTCAATATCCATGAAGACAATCAGCGGATTGCCTCCAAGTCTTTCAAGATCGGATCGGTACGTGTAAAAACCGCCGATGATCCTATTTGGGATGATATCCGCAGCTGGATCAATGAACATATTTCTGCCGACTGTGGCAATATTGCCTGCCTGGGAACAGGAGGGAATATCAATAAAATTTTCCAGATTGCAGCGACAGAAACACCCCACACCCTGAGTACGGGAGATCTAAAAATGACCCGCGATTACCTCCATAAGCTGACCATCGATGAGCGTATTCAACGACTGAAACTGAACGAGGATCGTGCTGATGTGATTGTTCCTGCTGCCGACATTTACCTCGGTATCATGACCGCCTGCCGTGCCAAGCGAATCCTGGTTCCGCAAGTAGGTCTAAAAGACGGTATGATCATTAAACTGATGAAATCCGTTACCGAAGGGTAGCATGGATCGGTAACTGATCCGCCATCCTCCAAAAAAATACAACTGACAAACCCAGAACGCCTGAAGATTTTTCTTCGGGCTTTTTGCATTATACTGAATTCCCCACAACAAGCGCCGACAAAAAGTTCGTTAAGACCAATATTGACCGACTCCATATGCGCCATAACATCACCCATTCTTTCACCTTTCAGTTGCTGAAACTTTCCCTTCGCAACCACCCCCTGCTGCTCGCCTTCTGGATCCCTGTTTTATACCTCATTTTTCAGCCTGCCACCAGCAACATCTCCTTTGTGCTTGAGCCTGAATTTATGGGAAAAGTGGATTTCATCAGTTTCCTGCTGACAG is a window from the Persicobacter psychrovividus genome containing:
- a CDS encoding phosphatase, coding for MRQTINHLNMNQPRIKLAAIDIGSNAARIQISSILGDEDSPILKKVEYIRFPLRLGKDVFSTGEIGDKKKDKFIKLMQCFKLMIELHEVKHVLAFATSASREASNGQAIIEEIKKLTDIDLQIIDGEMEAEITDLALSEFIDDQKFIHIDVGGGSTELNIHEDNQRIASKSFKIGSVRVKTADDPIWDDIRSWINEHISADCGNIACLGTGGNINKIFQIAATETPHTLSTGDLKMTRDYLHKLTIDERIQRLKLNEDRADVIVPAADIYLGIMTACRAKRILVPQVGLKDGMIIKLMKSVTEG